The Monomorium pharaonis isolate MP-MQ-018 chromosome 5, ASM1337386v2, whole genome shotgun sequence genome includes a window with the following:
- the LOC105837495 gene encoding ubiquitin carboxyl-terminal hydrolase 10: MDTPNEMDLQFLDLHDLTESDKRVIITILKSDVEALKLPWDAKDVEGNNNNVNSVAVTEVPELQQHHWYNAMPQTPTYPQQMITCNEWSTPMYNVPTNGHMPPYMPASGMAYAHGYNISTEMQEMNYGRENGRRNNQRGRGGIRRDNYNRTLNPANEMQSGYMGDQTQYHPQIPVMYIYPDHSVSTQQPPVGQIYYPQIYSTIPHPHPNTQSISSNSHVAHPTYPQAPNPQIPQVNRCVQQSQSVPLQQSCQEPAKQPIVKSYDKQIQNMSDKSAHQVNENNTLSSNVVSTVIVKNPTSEASVKNVNESTASRKSVDSSEKVDAKLQHNIVRVINENCNGTEKVLVPCVNTNNDVKMNQNNETDKKFKNETVSSITTNAVKTSPKPVSIMTDKIEAQIEENVALKDKTITKTPNDSPAMPNGSTITSNTLSLSTSETSPVTTTSRSYASLFRKDSTSEIPVTTTVCLSSTTVSSNTSCKPTEQVAHQNETPKTTVQKKPTSPIRTPENQDDSSDTPTLQNGILQNCYDDPNMYRIGEFLTSYQMDKQTVSLLPRGLTNRSNYCYINSILQALLACPPFYNLLTALPVPKNRGRNSATPLIDNMVKFAREFSPLTEAARMPRKDRVHKRGEDTVIDIYSGIAFEPSYVYTMLKNTSAAGAFSVEGRQEDAEEFLSCLLNGINDEMLELIKLVNNDQNAIDNAKNVNNDNDEEEWQVMGPKNKGAVTRCTEFERTPLSDIFRGQLRSRVSRAGEQPTDNVQPFFTLQLDVQKAESVRHALEILVGKDQVEGLTCSKTRQQIEAWKQVTLEELPVILILHLKWFVYKFDKFSNGCSKILKTVEFPIDLKIDGKFLSPNTVKKLGSKQKQYKLFAVTYHDGKEATKGHYFTDAFHVGYGSWVRYDDSTVKSVPESNVLRPTSPRVPYLLYYRRCDTIGNNQSNSAKAH, from the exons ATGGATACTCCAAACGAG atggATCTTCAGTTTTTAGATTTACATGATTTAACTGAAAGTGATAAGCGTGTCATTATTACCATTCTTAAATCTGATGTCGAAGCCTTGAAACTACCATGGGATGCTAAAGATGTAGAAGGTAACAACAATAATGTTAATTCTGTCGCAGTGACAGAAGTACCTGAACTTCAGCAACATCATTGGTACAATG CTATGCCACAGACGCCCACTTATCCACAACAGATGATAACGTGTAATGAATGGTCAACACCAATGTACAATGTTCCCACAAACGGCCACATGCCGCCGTATATGCCAGCGTCTGGAATGGCGTATGCCCATGGATACAATATCAGCACCGAGATGCAAGAGATGAATTATGGTAGAGAGAATGGACGGCGCAACAATCAAAGGGGTAGAGGAGGTATAAGAAGAGATAACTACAATCGAACGCTTAATCCTGCTAACGAAATGCAGTCTGGATACATGGGCGATCAGACGCAATATCATCCGCAAATACCGGTTATGTACATTTATCCTGATCATTCTGTCTCTACACAACAGCCTCCAGTCGGACAGATCTATTACCCACAAATATATTCAACGATTCCTCATCCGCATCCCAATACACAATCGATTTCGTCCAATTCACATGTAGCACACCCGACTTATCCTCAAGCACCGAATCCTCAAATACCACAAGTAAACAGATGTGTGCAACAGTCACAATCTGTACCACTTCAACAATCATGTCAAGAACCCGCCAAACAACCGATCGTTAAATCATATGAcaaacaaatacaaaacatGTCTGATAAGTCAGCGCATCAAGTAAATGAGAATAACACCTTGTCAAGTAACGTTGTTAGTACCGTTATTGTAAAGAATCCTACATCAGAAGCCTCTGTGAAAAACGTAAACGAAAGCACTGCCAGTAGAAAAAGTGTGGACAGCAGTGAAAAAGTAGATGCAAAACTCCAACATAATATTGTACGAGTTATAAATGAGAATTGCAATGGCACGGAAAAAGTTCTTGTGCCATGTGTAAATACTAACAATGACGTTAAGATGAACCAAAACAATGAAACAGATAAGAAGTTTAAAAATGAAACTGTATCCAGTATCACAACGAATGCTGTAAAAACCTCGCCTAAACCAGTCTCCATCATGACAGACAAAATTGAAGCACAAATTGAGGAAAATGTTGCACTAAAAGATAAGACTATTACTAAAACGCCAAATGACTCCCCAGCTATGCCAAATGGATCAACCATCACATCAAATACTTTATCATTATCTACATCTGAAACATCACCTGTAACTACAACCAGCAGATCCTATGCTAGTCTTTTCAGAAAAGACAGTACATCGGAGATACCTGTGACCACTACCGTTTGCTTGTCTAGTACAACAGTCAGTTCCAACACGTCATGCAAACCTACAGAACAAGTAGCTCATCAGAATGAAACACCAAAAACAACGGTCCAAAAGAAACCAACTAGTCCTATTCGCACACCAGAGAACCAAGATGATTCATCTGACACACCAACTCTACAGAATGGCATATTACAGAATTGTTATGATGATCCTAATATGTACAGGATAGGTG aatttttaacaagttATCAAATGGATAAGCAAACAGTGAGCTTATTACCGAGAGGATTGACAAATCGTAgcaattattgttatatcaATAGTATCTTACAAGCTTTACTCGCTTGCCCACCATTCTACAATCTTCTCACGGCTTTGCCAGTTCCTAAAAACCGAGGCAGAAATTCAGCTACACCCTTGATTGATAACAT ggtCAAGTTTGCTCGTGAATTTTCACCTTTGACAGAAGCTGCCCGTATGCCCAGAAAAGATAGAGTTCATAAACGAGGAGAAGATACTGTCATAGATATATACAGCGGCATTGCATTTGAACcatcatatgtatatacaatgttAAAGAATACCTCGGCTGCTGGTGCCTTTTCTGTGGAAGGACGGCAGGAAGACGCGGAAGAATTCTTGTCATGTCTTTTAAATGGAATCAATGATGAAATGTTAGAG ttaataaaattggtCAACAATGATCAAAATGCAATCGATAACGCGAAAAATGTCAACAACGATAACGACGAGGAAGAGTGGCAG GTAATGGGACCAAAAAATAAAGGTGCTGTCACGCGATGTACAGAATTTGAAAGGACACCATTGTCTGATATCTTCCGCGGACAGTTGCGATCTAGAGTTTCACGAGCAGGAGAACAGCCAACAGATAATGTACAGCCATTTTTCACTCTACAACTTGATGTTCAA AAAGCAGAATCCGTAAGACATGCACTCGAGATTCTCGTCGGTAAGGATCAAGTAGAGGGATTGACCTGCAGCAAGACGAGACAACAGATAGAAGCTTGGAAACAAGTCACCTTAGAAGAACTGCCTGTCATCCTCATATTACACCTAAAATGGTTTGTGTACAAATTCGATAAATTTTCCAATGGCTGCTCCAAAATATTGAAGACTGTGGAATTTCCGATCGATTTGAAAATTGATGGTA aatttttatCACCGAACACCGTGAAGAAATTGGGTTCCAAACAGAAACAATACAAATTGTTCGCGGTGACTTACCATGACGGGAAAGAAGCCACCAAAGGACACTATTTCACCGATGCCTTCCATGTAGGATATGGATCCTGGGTTAGATACGACGACAGCACGGTAAAAAGTGTCCCAGAAAGTAATGTACTGAGGCCCACATCACCTAGGGTACCTTACTTACTATACTATCGAAGGTGTGACACGATTGGTAATAACCAATCAAATAGTGCAAAAGCACATTGA